In the genome of Columba livia isolate bColLiv1 breed racing homer chromosome 1, bColLiv1.pat.W.v2, whole genome shotgun sequence, the window ctttgtttttgttgaatGAGTAATCCGAATTGATTAATCCTGGGTGCACTTGGTTGCTGGGTGGGACTCAAGTTTGGAGGATGCAGCCAGGGATGGGgtgggaagcagcagcccaAGGAGAGTGGACAACTGGCTAAACCATGGTCAAGGGAGAGATGGAGCATCTCCAAGATTTGGTCTGGTCTTAGGTGGGTTTCATCCCCTTTTGGtacaatttctttctcttcacacCACCCTAGAGACAACCTGGGGTTTCTGCACTTCTTCCTTACGTACCTTAAGCTTCATGGGGTGACTTTGGGTCTCCAGCCCTGACTCAAGCTGCATTTCAGCTGATGCGTTTCCAAATGACAGGTACAGGGAGGCCAAGGGGTGAGGCACAAACAAGGGGGCTATTTCCTGACTCCATCAAACAATGAACTTTCAaacatctcccccttttattattttgtaattagTCCTTGAGATTTGGCTATAGGGATTTCCAGCTTGGTGGTTGCCAGGGCAACCAGAGGTGGCCTAAGTAGCATCTTCTTCATCTCTGCCTTCCCGAGTCCGGGACCAGTCCCCAAGCAATGGGCTCCCATCTAGGGCGGGATGTGTTAGCTCATCTTCCTTGGGTTGGAACGAGGTCAAAAAGTCTCAGCTGTGGATCAGGCAAGACTGGTGAGAAAAATCTTgagggaagagaagaagggGGAAATCAAGTGCAGTGAGAAGCGTGAATTTGCAATAGCACCGTAACAAAGGTTTCTTCTCTCCCACCCCACTCCCTGATCATCACCTGAGACCTGCATTTCCTCTACAGTCTggttttaaaatcagattttaacgggttttttttggcagagAAATCTCAGTATGAGGTTTCTGCCCAGGTCCTGCCACGTGACGGTGCAGAGGATGAGCAGAGCAGGGAGTAGACATCGGGGCATCTGCAGGCTCAGGGAGAGGTGTGGGATTTGGGGACCTTGGTCCAACTTTGGCTCTGTTGCCCATCACTGGGTCTCCTTGGGTTTGTCTCAGGATAGTTGCCATGCAGAAAGGATGAGGAACATATAAAGACCAGAGCCCTGCAGCCACTCCTGGCACCTGAAACATGGGGGATGATGCTagacatggggaagaaatacttgaccctgagggtggtgagagcttgtcccaggttggccagagatgtggtggatgccccatccctggagacatcccaggccaggctggacggggctctgagcaacctgagctggtgaagatgtccctgctcatggcaggggtggcactggatgagcttgaaAGGTCATTTCCAAGCccaactattctatgattctacaatgctgcagctccagcagctcctgttgAAATCAGTGGGTACAACAAGCCCCCCAGAGCTGTCAGATGGCCAAAATTTATCCCTGGGATCTCTCTACACCACAAAAACCATAGAAATTAAAAGGTCGTGGCTGAACCAGCCTGAGAAAGGACTTCTTTTCTCCCAGTGGCTTTCCCCCCGCTATCCCAGGTGATGAGTCTCATGGTTTCTGGCCCATGGTGTTTCCTCCAGATGACTCTCCCCAGTGCTGCAAGAGTATAACTCATCTTCCTTTTACGAGGGGATACCTTGGCTTCCTGCCTTTGTCAACAGAGCAGCTCGTAGGCAGCAATCCAAAGGCAATTTGATGCGGTTTCAAACGCACGCTGTAGACAGATGAACTGTAAATGCCTGCGGCATGTTCCTTTCCCCATTTCAAAGAGCACTATCGATTGCTCGATGCGATGATGAAGCACGCCTGTACCTGGCTAAGCTCTTCGTCGATTATCTGGCAGTGCAGGAGTCTCTTTCTTGGACTGGAAGATGATCAGtacctttatttcttctgccttttatcAGAGCTATTGGCCAAGTGGCTTGTTAGCCTATGAATGCTTCATGCTGCTCCGTAAGGGAGTTTTTAACTGGCTGTAACGGATTGCATCTCATCTGCAAAGCAATTGCAAACCCAGTAAAGGGGAATTTGGGGCAGTGCTGCAAGGAGAGAAGAGGCAATAGATGCTGTACAAATACTTAAACTAAGCTTTGTGTATTGCCATTTCAGCTGCGTAATTTTTCAGGCTTGTTGCCGGCTGGAGCCATGGACATGGCAGTGGGACCTGTTGTATCTGCATATTTCTGACAATAATTTTTGAGACTGATCTGGAAGGGAATTCCCATGTCAAAAGGGGTTTGAGCAGCCTCATAATCAAAGTCTAATGTGGGCTTTGATTCTTCTCTCCATTAAACTAGGACTTGGGAGATTACCCTCTTGCTTGTCTTCAGCAGGAGCCCACCAAGGTCTCAGCACTCAGAAAGCCAGGTCTCACACTGATGTGTCTTTGAACCTGCTGGGGTCTGGTCCAGCTCCCACCAGAGCCAACAGGATGCCATGAGGAACTGAGCTGGGCTTTCAAAGGGGATGTTAGGAGGTGTTTTCCCTGTTGAGACATCAAGTGGGAATAACCATTGGGTGGGATTTGGCAGAAGAAATACAAGTTGACTGAGCTGACACGTTCTCAGGTATTTCCCTATACATGAGGCATTTAACATCTGGGTTTTCGCTTTTTGAGTTTCCAAAGTGCTCCTCACTGCTGTAATTTCCACTGGTGATACAACATTTCAGTGTGTTCCAAATACagcttcatgaaaaaaaaacccagtatttAGTTTAGGAGGGACTGCAGAAAGGAGCAAGCTATGGTCTGTCTGCACAGAACCAGAGGGGATCAGCCTTGAGGCCATTAGGAAAGTGACATTTGGAAAtgtccctgcagaaaggagctcGACCCCTGCGTCCTCTCTGCACATGTATGTGTTTTCTCAAGAAACAGTCAAGATAGGCTGGGTCTAGGGCTCATCTTactgattttctgttgtttctatGGAATAACGGACTCCGGAGGATTGCGTGTTGGCCTTTAGCAATGCTTAGGTTGCAGGCTTTTTGGCCAGGGTCCCAATTTCTGCTATTTGCAGGAGGTTTGGGAGTTACTGCCAGACAAGTCGTATCAGCGATCAGGATGATATTTTTGCAatgctttctccctttttcacttcttttgcACATTGGCAAGCAGTCCCTGGTGGGTCTCCTGGGAAGGAGAGCAAGGCCAAGATGACCATgctggaaagggagagaaagcgaTGCCAAGGGGTGGATGAGGGAAGATAAAGTGTGAGCTTCTAGGAAACGGTCTTGGGAAGGTGCAAGGGCTGTGGGGAAGGCGCCTCAGCCAGATCAAAGGGTGTGTGAGAAAGACGATACTGCAAGGAAGTTAATAAAGAGCTTTTAAACAGCAGTGGGAAAGGTGAGAAGAGAGACTGGGGGGGCTGAGGTGGGGATGGGAACTTGcctttaaaggtttttttttttctcctggctaAATGAGTGCTTGGCACGTGAGTCCTGTTTACCACCAGCAGCTGATGGGTCTGTTTGTCTggtttggtgggggtttttgttgccAGCCTCCTGGAGACCCTGTTTGTAAGGCAGGAGTCACCAATGACTGTAATTGGAACCAAGAAGGACAGCCCTTGCTGCCTCTGCTGACCTGCAGGATGCTGTCACGCTCCAGTTCAGGCTCTCCAGAGATGCGGAGCTGAAGATTTTTTGGCTGGTTGCTGAAACACGCAGCTGCTGTTGCCCAGAGTtgtgcagaggagctgttgGGATGCGATCTGAAGAGGTGCAGCCAAGCTGCTGAGGTGCAGATCCactctcttcctccctcagtTGTGATGATGGAGGGACAGAAACATCTTTGATGGACAAAGGTTAAACCCAGAGGGGTAGAGAGAGCTCCTTGCTTGCTGCCATCATTAATCAGAGACAATACTTAACGTAATTAGCAAAGACTCCCCAGAGGCTCTATATGAAATAAATTGGCTCTTTCCACTCAATGTCTGGGCAGGCCCATCACAGCAGAGTCTGGGTTGGACTGAGCAGCCCTTGGTTCTTCTGCTCTGACAAGTGGGGAGCCAACTGGCTGTTGTCTGCCTTGCCAGCTGCCAGCCCAAGGAGGGTTGGTTTTAGCCACCTGATATAAAGCAATGATCCTACCTACCTAAATGCATCTAAATTTGCATCTGAAGTCTAAGCAAAGGAGACATGCTGTCTATCTGGGCAGCAGACAGCTGGCCtttcattgaatcatagaatggtttgggttggaagggaccttcaaagctcatccagtgccacccctgccatgagcagggacatcttcacccgctcaggttgctcagagccccgtccagcctggcctgggatgtctccagggatggttcatccaccacctctctgggcaacctgggacaggctctctcCACTCTCAGTgtaaaaacttcttcctcatgtccagtttgaatctcccctccttcagtttaaaaccatcaccccctgtcctatcacaacaggccctgccgTTCTAGCTGTTCATCCTGGATGATGTTCTGATGATGCTGTTGTCTCTGTCATCTATAAGAAATTTGAACaaatctttgggttttccttcccTATATTATTTCTCCAACCTGTCAATGCAGGGTCTTGAACTCAGCGTTCCCAAAGGTCACAGGGATGCCCTGACATGAAGACCACTGTGTGCTGAAGTTTGCCAGGCTGTAAAATGACTCAGGGTTTGAGCTGTCATTTAGCTTTTTCCAAGGCACAGTCAAAAGAATTCATGTTGGTTAGTCAGATCATGCTTTAAGGCAGCCTACTGTTCTTACAGTTAATTTCCAGTTATGTCTTTACTTGGTGATATCTGCAAAGATTCTTAACCCAATATTCGTTCTCCACTAAGGTCCCAGTGGATTTCATAATGTGAGAGACAAAGGGTTTGGGACATCCATGTTATTTAAGGGTATATTTAATCTATCCTTTTGGAAAGACAGAGGAGAAGGCTGCATGACTCAAATTTTTACACATCTCCAATAAAGTAATTTCTATGGCAATTACATCTATTTTCTTATCACCTTGTTTTCCAGGTCAACAACAATGCAGCTCCTGGCCCGGTTCaatttgctgcttctcctcccttGTTTTGGTACCACCAAAAGCTGCTTCCCTGGCTGCCACTGTGAAGTGGAAAGCTTCGGTCTCTTCGACAGCTTTAGCTTGACCAAGGTGGACTGCAGTGGAATAGGCTCACATATTGTTCCCGTCCCAATCCCTCTGGATACCTCCTACTTGGATCTGTCATCAAACAAACTGGAAACAATCAACGAATCAATGCTCACAGGCCCTGGATACACCACCTTGGTGAGCCTCGACCTGAGCTACAACAAAATTGCCAAGATTTCCCCCACAACCTTCTCCAGGCTTCGGTACCTGGAGTCCTTGGATCTGAGTCATAACTCTCTGGAAGTCCTTCCAGAGGACTGTTTCTCCAGTTCTCCTCTGGGTGACATAGATTTGAGCAATAACAAGCTTTTGGATATATCTATGGACGTTTTTGCCTCAAAAGGTCAAGGAAAACCCCTGAATGTGGATCTATCCTACAATATGCTCAGCGCCATCACGAGGCACCATGAAAAGAGCATCCCTAACATCCAGAACTTAAATCTTTCTGGAAACAGGCTAACATCTGTGCCAAATCTCCAAGGGATTCCTCTCCGATACTTAAATCTTGACGGGAACCCTCTACTCAGAATTGAGAAAGGAGACTTCGCAGGGCTGAAAGATTTGATTCATTTATCCCTCAGTGGCTTGCATGGATTTGGAGAATTATCTCCTTATTGCTTCAAGGAACTACAAGCCCTCCAAGTTCTGGATTTATCGAGCAATCCCGACCTGAAGTCACTGACTGCTGAAGTCATCTTTGGTCTGAATTCACTACAAGAGCTCAACCTCTCCGGGACAGGTGTGTCATCCTTGCCAAAGACTGCACTGAAATACCTGCCTTCCATCAAAAGCATCACCCTGGGGAAGAACATACAGTGTCTTAAGACCATCAAAGAAGGACAGTACCACCGACAAATTGGGCTGACCAAAAAAGAGGTCCTCAGTTGCCATAACAGCCATGGGTCCGTAGCAGCAGCATCTTACGTTTTGTGATGAAAGCCGGGGAGaaggggcagggaagggagggcaggggggGCGTGGGATTTGTACAGGTGTCGGACTGAGATGGTTTGCAGTGTGCCTTTTGTAAAACTGtcaataatttatatatttgtatacgCCAACATTGATCGTGGATTTTTATAAACTCTCAAATCCCGGCCCGCATCATCTGCAGGCTCCAGATTCTGCCCAGTGTGTTGAGGTCCCACAATAGCTCAAGAGCGGTGATGCTGGACAATGAGGACCAAGCTGCTCTGCAGGTCCCAGGGCAGAACAGCTGGTCTGGAGCAAACCTTCATGCCCCGGACACGTTTGTAGGAGCAAAGCTACACCTGTCCAGAGCACACACCAAAATGTACTGACTCCGTAGCTGCTTGCTTACAAGACCATGCAccatccttttttatttttaattattactcCCCAAGAAGTGCCTTCTGGATGTTGCCTTCATTAGCAGCACCCTGTTCCCTGTCACGCACTTTCGGTCTTGAAGAAACATTTCCAGGCAAACCTGAATACAGGGTGCTCCTaatgtgctgctttttccaTGTCATTTGCATAGGCGTGCAATGAACATTGAGTAAGTCAAGAACTTTTCCCACAGCTTTATCCCTATTTTCCcatctttatcctttctttgcATCAAATTACTTCAGGTCCAACCTTGGCAACCTCTCATCTCTCTAACCTTGGTGAGATATTGCTCAGAGATGatgtgcagcagagcaaggcaagcaGAGGGCTCTGCCAACAGCCGCATCTCACCCAGGAACCAGCCTCTGATGAAGCAAATTAACTGAGCTGCCAAGTGAAGAGATCACATAGCCCAgcttaaatgtaaaaaaaaacaaccctttctccctttctggGGAAGCTTGGAAGAAAACCTTGGCAGGGATTGTCATCTTGATGACCTTATCAAACCAAGACGCAGCCCCAAAGGACATGAGATTAAGCTGTTTCTGTGCTGACGTCCCCATCTGAATGTAACATCTGCAACTCAGCTGGGCTCATGGGGCAATTTCCAGCACCAATACACTCTACAGAATGTGCCAGGAGAAGAATTAACACTGACGCCTGCAAACCTGGAGCGCTTTGCCTATCAGGGGAAAGATCtcgtttgggtttttttttgttttttcttttattttcagagttgtggcttttctttctctcacacAGCTCCTTGGTTGCCAACCCAAATCTGATAAAAAACCCGGTCCTCAGagatttattcatttttccCTCCATTGCTGAAATGCTGCCAAAGCAAAGGGGAGCATCCGTCTTCTTCTCCAAGCCAGGAGACAGTGGGGGAAGGCAGCACAGCACGACCCAGTGCTGTGTGTGAAACCCTCAACTTGCTTACAGAAGCTCATGCAATGGAGCTGTCTGCTGTTTATATCTGGCATAAAATGTCCTGGGCATGCGAAGATGTTGTGGATGAGGGTCCTGCTCGGGTTGGTCTGCATCTTGGTCTCTCAATGCAGCCTTGCATCAAGGCAACCTTCAACGTGTAAGCTGGTTTAGAGAGGTCCATGCAAAGGTGATGCAGGTATGAGCCCATCCCACAACCTTCCTTGGGAGTGTTGGAAGCTGCTCAAGCTTCATCCTCACACTCCCAAAGGTCTTTGCAAATGGAAACCCTGTTGCCCCAAGgaggtgtctccagggatgacTGAAACCCACTGAGCCCATAAAAGCCAGAATCAACACCTCACTTTGGATACTGAAATCACTCTCTCACATTTTCATCCATCACCTTTTCAATCACAGATTTTAAGGTGGGATTTTAGGCCTTTCTTTCAGTGCTGGGGGTTTTCCCCACTCTAGTGATCATTTGCAATGCTCAACCAGCCTTCATAATCATAAGAAACGttgattttcttaaaaaggCAACGGAACTGCCTGCAGGCAGGGATCTGGAAGAGAACAGCAACCAACTGCAGTGCAAGATGGGGGCaattggggagggaggaggtgtTTTTTAGTGGATCTTGCCTTTTTAAGAGAATTGTTTTCTGCTggcagaaaatgtaatttttaaatagttGTTTAATTTTATACGTCTGTATGTAGATGAAATGTTTCCAGGATCACATACTGTCAAAGTTACTGTCTTAGCTCCACTGTGGTAAGTTTAAAAACCAATGTGACAATCCAATTGAAGACTGCAAGATCTCCTTGTGTAATCTCATGCTAGCTGCTAGCTGAACAAGTGCTAGAAAAAGCTGGCAAATACTGTCGATgtgttagtttggtttggtggttgttttttttaagaacctCTGCAGCATTGTAAGGCTTTGTGATTATTCACAATATAATAAAGTGATTTGGAGGAGAATAAACCCAGATGCACCGGATTTATTGCCTTAGTGCTGGGAGGGCGGCAGCTGTCGCTGAGTCTGAAGTGCAACACGGCTTCTCTCCTTGCTCTGCTCAGACCCATCAGCCTCATGGGTGTTGCATCTCCAAACTGGGGACAGGATTTGTCCTGCTGtgtctgtcctgctgggctccTCACTGCCAGAAAGTCTTGAGAGCTTCACTGGCTGACTCAAACcaaattcatagaatcatatggtttgggttggaagggactttacAAGCTCAtacagtgccacccctgccatgagcagggacatcttcaccagctcaggttgctcagagccccatccagcctggcctgggatgtctccagggatggttcatccaccacctctctggccaacctgggacagtgttttatCACCTGCATTATAAAAAATTTCTCCCTCATATCTGGCCTggatctccctcctttagtttaaaaccatcatcccttgtcttatcacaacaggccctgctcaaaagtctgtccccatctttcttcttggccccttttaagtccggaaaggctgcactaaggtctccccggagcttctcttctccagctgaacaccccaactctctcagcctgtcctcccagcggagctgttccagcctcgcatcattcctgtggctcctctggtccctctccagcaggtccatgtgtgtcctgtgctgaggacccagagctggaccagcactgcaggggggtctcaccagagcagagcagaggagcagaatcCCCTTATTATTATGGGGACTATAAATTAtggcagcaaagcagcacaaGAGTATCTCAAGCAAATCCCCTGCTCCAAAGCTTGTCAGAGATGGTGGGGATCTCTTCATGGACTCGCGATGCAGTCTGTCAGGGTTGAAAGGCTGAGCTTTGCAGAGTGGGTGATGCAGTGAGAGCCCACAAGCTGTTTCACGATTCCCTTTGGGTGGGAGGAAGCGAATGGGTGCAGGAGTGATGCCACAGTACGGAAAGCCACAGGTTGCCAGACCGCAGAGCTTTCAGTGGTGAGATACACATTGTCCAACCTCAGCACCACCCTCTGAGGAGTGGGGGCTGCTGCACGGAGGGTTAGGAGCACACAGAGCCATTGCAAGTGAAGAATAGATAGAAACATCTCAGCAGGGCTTTGCCAGCTCTTAACTAGCAAATTTAATTTATAGCACTTCTCAGTGCTGTGTATAAAGCGATACAAGCAGAGTCCCAATGAGGAAACTGCCCCCAAGAAGCTGCAGCATTCCCGGTCCTCCCAAGCCTGAAGGAACAACTGCATCTTCCATCCAGGCAGGCAGAGGTGCAGGATGCCTGGAAGAGGTTGTTGGTTCTCCATCCACCTCTCCAAACTGCCCTGTCCCCCAGGACAGCACGCAAGTTACAAGCAAACTGTAACCTGTGGGCTGACATCTCCAGGAGAAGCCAGATTTTGCTCCCAGCACTATTATGGACTGTAGGGGAAAAGCCATCACCAACCTTCAGAGGTGAAAAatggtacaaactggaacacaaagagttccacttaaatatgagaagaaacttcttctcagtgagggtggcagagcctggcccaggctgtccagggagattgtggagtctccttctctgcagacattccaacccgcctggacaccttcctgtgtaacctcatctgggtgttcctgctctggcggggggattgcactggatgagctttccaggtcccttccaacccctgacattctgtggttctgtgatgaCTGCCCCTCTGGTGTCTACCATTGTGGACAATTAGGCCATGTCACCACACTCCTTCTGGACGGGATCCCTCCTGCTCTGGGATGCAGGCTCACTTGGAACAATGGAGAGTGTCCTGCTGTCCTGGGGAAGGACACTGTCCCAGGAGTGATGGCTCTGAAGCAGGATTATCACACTTCTTTGTGAATGCCCCACTTATACGATGCTCCAGCTCTATACTGGACCTTGTCCCTCTCAGTACTCCTTTGACCCTTGCCTTAACATCATCTTATTTTGCtagtgatttttattatttaaattgactttccAAAGCCCTGTAGAAGAAGCACGCAAGCCTCCATCAGCAGCATGAGCCACTACACTGCCCGTGCATGAGGTCCCTCTCTGCCACAGGACATGGGCACCTGAAACACAGCACTAATGTGCCCatggaggaggaaaaggcacaTGGTGGCTTCAGGCTTGGAAAAGTGAGACCTCATCATAGTCTatagcttcctcacaaggaaagaaagagaggcaGGTGTTGGAAAAAGGGTTCTCGCATAGGTAGCGACCTGATgtgacggaggaagaaatgcagccaactcaatatgagtgataaagcatgcttcaactttattgcccgagatagcgtgcatttataccaaataccataattatgcatacttgtctctatctaataggctaagcactaagaggttacatttacttactccacctacttgggtttagctagctatgtgcatcccgcattcttctgactctaatctcttcaaggatatcctgatcctgccttagttagtacttttccgttcccccctttcccacggcctaatagacaagctaactaaggcctacttatgtcaactaaaatgggctctgctcgtacagttgctcagtggactcatgtccacgctccttgagccaatccctgacaggCAGGTGCTGAGCTCCTCTCCCTTGTGACCAGCGACAGAACCtgaaggaatggcaggaagatgtgccaggggagggtcagtgggacatgaggaaaaggttcttcacccagagggtgctggacactgaacaggctccccagggaggtgtcacagccccaagcctgacggtgttcaagaagagactggacagcatcctcagacacacggtgtgaactgtggggttgtcctgtgcagggacaggagttggactcctgtgggtcccttccaactcaggacatcctatgattctgtaaACTTGAGGAAGCCCTCCTGCCCATTTCCTGAAGCTGTTGTCAGCTTGATAACATGACGTGATGGACTAAACCCTGGTGTCAGACATCACCCCAGCCACCCTTCCATGCCAGGAGAGCCAGCCAAGCTGGTTAGCTGCAAGCTCTGTCTGTCTCCAGGACCAGCTCAGCTCTGTGGCTGGATACGTTTGCCCTGGCAAGCGAGATGGGCGTTTTAATTAGAGGCTGAATATTTTTAGAAGGAGGAAAACCTCAATGGAGGCTGGGCAATACGGATAGGCTGGGTTAGGGAGGGGGAAGAAGTGGCTGAGCTGGCATTTGCTTGCAGCGCTCTGTCTCCTGGAAGGTTATCAGTGTctcaccccccttttccagcaTGTTGGGAAAAACACCGAGGATTGCTTCCCCCCATCCGTCTCATGCCTATAGGACAacctttttctccatttttgaaAAGATGCATCTCCTGGTGCACAAAAGCTCCCATTTCCTTCTCACCAGCCTGCTGGAGCTGTTTCTCCTGACTGTCAGCTGTCAGCCTACAGAAGTCCCTCGCTGACTGATTATGTGACTGACTTCATAGCAGCAGCAGGTGCCgtcccttttaaaaatagctgctCCTCTGtacattttccattttgcaggagggtttgctttgtttctttatttccagCACGTTTGTTCCACACACCTTGGCTTGGTCAGGCTGGAAAATGCAGATGTACTCTTGCCATTCCAGAAAATAATGCTGCATGGCTGGGCATAATCCTTTTGGCTGCCCTGGGATCTGCCTTCTGGAAAACCTTTGGGGCAGTGAAACCCTTCACCCCATGCACATTTCTAGGGGCAGCACCGTTGCATTATTCCTGCCCCATCACCCCTGAGACATCcatccccttccttcccttcctgagTGGATAAGTGGACCGAGGAACCTGATTAAAAGATGGAAAATTGGAGCTGAAACTAGGCCATCCGATAGATCC includes:
- the TSKU gene encoding tsukushi, producing MQLLARFNLLLLLPCFGTTKSCFPGCHCEVESFGLFDSFSLTKVDCSGIGSHIVPVPIPLDTSYLDLSSNKLETINESMLTGPGYTTLVSLDLSYNKIAKISPTTFSRLRYLESLDLSHNSLEVLPEDCFSSSPLGDIDLSNNKLLDISMDVFASKGQGKPLNVDLSYNMLSAITRHHEKSIPNIQNLNLSGNRLTSVPNLQGIPLRYLNLDGNPLLRIEKGDFAGLKDLIHLSLSGLHGFGELSPYCFKELQALQVLDLSSNPDLKSLTAEVIFGLNSLQELNLSGTGVSSLPKTALKYLPSIKSITLGKNIQCLKTIKEGQYHRQIGLTKKEVLSCHNSHGSVAAASYVL